GATAAGCATAATATAATTTTAACAAATTAGTACAATAAAGTAAATTTAGCTGCGTTAATAAGTTAAAATCAACCTTAAATTATTAAAATGGCAAAACTTTACTCTGATAATTCTATTAAAAAAGTGAATGAACTTGAACCGAAAAACGAAACGGTTAATTTTATTTTAAATTATTCTAAGGCTTTAAGTGTTATAAAATATAACAAAATAAAGTTTGAAGCGCTTTTAAACTAGTGGTGAAAAGCCCTAGCATTTAATTTAAATGCTAGGGCTTTTTAATGAGGCTTGTCCTGACTTTTTTGCTTCAATCAAAAGCTAAGACGGGTTTATTTATAATAAGCATCAATTACTGACTGTCTCCCAATAGTTTTGGTTATGATGTCTTTTTCTAAATCCCATCCACGAGCAGGAGAATATTGTCTGCCATACCAAATAATTTGAAGGTGTAAGTCGTTCCATAATTCTTTAGGGAATAATCTTTTTGCGTCTTTTTCGGTTTGCACTACATTTTTCCCATTGCTTAAATTCCACCGATACATAAGTCTATGGATATGTGTATCTACAGGAAAAGCTGGTACGCCAAAGGCTTGCGACATGACAACGCTTGCTGTTTTGTGCCCCACCGCTGGTAACGCTTCTAAAGCTTCAAAATCTTGAGGTACTTTGCCGTTGTGTTTTTCAATTAAAATTTTAGAAAGCCCATATATACCTTTGCTTTTCATGGGTGATAACCCTACAGGCTTTATGATTTCCCTGATTTCTTCAACCGAAAGTTTGACCATGTCATACGGGTTATCTGCTTTTTCAAATAATAAAGGCGTTATCTGGTTTACACGAACATCTGTACTTTGTGCCGACATTAGAACCGCTATTAATAAGGTGTACGGGTCTTTATGGTCTAATGGAATGGGTATGGTTGGGTATAATTCCTTGAGTGTTTTTATTACGAATTCTACCTTTTTATCCTTTGTCATGTTGTATTTTTGTAAAAACCAAAGTTACTATTATGAACACATTAAAACAAGGGGACAAAGTGCCAAATTTTGAAGTATTTGATGAACAAGGAAACATTATAAAATTATCTGATTACAAAGGAAAAAAATTAGTTATTTTCTTTTATCCAGCTGCCAATACACCAACTTGTACTGTTGAAGCTTGCAACCTAAGGGATCATTATAAAGAATTAGCAGATGCTGGTTATAACATATTAGGTGTTAGTGCCGATACTCAAAAAAAGCAATCAAATTTTAAAAAGAAACATGATTTCCAATACCCTTTAATTGCTGATGTAGATAAGGTTATGATACAGGCTTTTGGAGTTTGGGGATCGAAAAAGTTTATGGGACGTACCTTTGATGGCATTCACCGCAAAACATTTGTAATTGATGAAACAGGCGTTGTGGAACGTGTTATTGATAATGTAAAGGCAAAAATACACGCTTCCCAAATATTAGAACCAATTGACAATTAATAATTCTACTAGTAAATAGCCAAAAGCCAATAGTCAATAGTCAATAGTCATTAGTCATTAGTCATTAGTCAATGGTTGGTGGTTAACGATTAAACGGTTGAACGAATAAACAATACAAAATAGTCACTAGTAAATAGCCAAAAGCCAATAGCTGGTGGTCAACAATCAATTCAACAATTCAACGGTTAAACGAATCAACAATAACAGATAATCATCTTATTTACCTGGTATACTTTTTTCTTTTAGGTAATACTAAGGGTTTTCTCGTATAGCCGAACATGCGATAATCTTTAATTAAATCAGGAATGCCTTCAGGTAATTTATCTTCCCAGCCACTTTTTCCATTGGCAATTTGTTGTAAAATTTCTCTTGAGAATATGGTTAAGCATTTTTCGTCGTAATCTTTAATATCAATCACTTTTCCGTTGTATTTAAAGAACTTATATAACTCTTTCATACGTGGGTAAACTTTTAAGTTTTCGCTAGTAATTAATTCACCAGTTACCACATCAATCATTGGATATAAGTACACTTTTAAGTCTTTAAAAAATAATTTACCAAACGCTTCCAAAATACCTCCGCTTAAGTGACGGTAATACTTTTCATCAAAAATATCTACTAAATTATTAACGCCCATTGCGAGCCCCATTCTCGCTTTAGTATAGTTTGAAAAATATTCAACTACTTTGTAGTATTCTTGAAAATTGGATATCATAACCGATTGCCCTAAAGAGCATAATAAATCGGCTCTATCCATAAAATCTTGCTCGTCAATTTCACCTTCTGCACGTAAATTTGAAAGTGTTATTTCGAATACGACCTCCGTATTGTCTTTATCAACCTTTTTTTCATCAACAAACATTTTATACGCATTTTCGTACATATCTATATTTACTTGCGTAACAGGTCGAAAGCTTCCTCTAAAGGCTAAAATATTTTTTTTGTAAAATACACGAGCTGGAAGTACGTTTTTCCCGTCTGGACCAAACATTACGGCATCAGTCATACCATTTTTAACAAGCTGAAGACTCATTAATCGGTTGTCTACATTTTTAAATAAAGGCCCGGAAAAATTAACCGTATCAATTTCCAATTGATCTTTGTCTAAATGGTCATACAGGTAACGAAGCAGTTTTTTTGGTTCATTATATTTATAAAAAGCACCGTAGATTAAATTGGTGCCAATGACACCAAGGGTTTCTTGTTGAAGTCTGGCATCGGTTTCTTTAAAACGTATATGTAAAATAATGTCGTTATACTCTTGGTTTGGTTCTATTTGGTATTTAATACCAATCCAACCATGGCCTTTAAATTGTTTTGCGAAATCGATGGTAGTTACTGTATTTGCAAAAGAGAAGAATATTTTATTAGGATAATCTTTTCTTGAAAGGCGCTTTTCAATAAGATCAATCTCATGGTTTAGCATTTTTCGTAAGCGACCTTCAGTAACATAGCGTCCATCATCTTCGGCTCCATAAATAGCATCACTAAATGCCTTGTCGTAAGCAGACATTGCTTTTGCAATCGTTCCAGAAGCGCCACCAGCTCTAAAAAAATGGCGACTTGTTTCTTGTCCCGCTCCAATCTCTGCAAAAGTACCATAAATATTCTCGTTAAGGTTAATGCGGAGCGCTTTGGTTTTTAATGAAGGAATTTCTTCAAACTCCTTATCTCCCTTTAAGGTAATTTCCATGTTACTGTTTGGGTTACTAAATTATGTTAACAAAGGTATCAAATAATAGAAGCAAATAAAAAAATAACTCTAATTTTGTCGGTAAATACGATTCTTTTTAGTGAACATGTAAAATGACTCAGCCATTTTAATATTTCAACAAAAAGTAGATGCTGAATTATCGATTTTTTCAAATATAGCTATTTTGAGCAATAATTATTTTGAAAAAGCAGCGATTAATTAAAAATAAATTAAAAAAGTAAATATTCATTTTTTGAAAGTAACATTTTTAGGAACCGGAACTTCACAAGGCATTCCCATAATAGGGAGTACGCACCCCGTGTGTTTAAGTGACAACAAAAAGGACAAACGCTTGCGTGTTTCTGTTTTGGTAGAATGGGATACTTTTACCTATGTTATTGATTGCGGTCCAGATTTTAGATACCAAATGTTGCGTGCAGCGTGTACTAAGATAGACGGGGTTTTGTTTACGCATGAACATTCAGATCATGTAATGGGCTTAGATGATATTAGGCCTTTTTATTTCAGACAAGGTGATATCCCTATTTACGCGCACAAACGGGTTTTAAAATCACTTAAGACGCGATTCGATTATATATTTGCTACAAAAAATAAATACCCTGGTGCACCTTCCGTGGTCCCAAATCGGATAAAAAACAAACCTTTTCTTTTAAATAATTTAGAGGTTGTTCCTATAAATGGGAAGCATGATGCTTTACAGGTTTTTGGGTTTAAATTTGGGGATTTTGCCTATTTAACTGATATGAAAACAGTTGAAGAGAAGGAAATGGAGAAAATAAAAAACATTAAGGTGTTGGTAGTTAATGCTTTGAGGATTGAGCCCCATCAATCGCATTTTAACTTGGAAGAAGCGCTTCAGTTTATTGATAAGGTAAAACCAGAAAAAGCCTATTTAACGCACATTAGCCATATGTTAGGGTTTCATGATGATGTTGAGAAAACATTACCTAAAAATGTGTTTTTGGCTTATGATGGCTTACAAATAACAATTAACAATTATCAATTTGCAATTAATAATTAGTAATACAAATAGCTACTAGTAAATAGGCAAATCAACGAATAAACAATAACAGATAATCGATAATGTTGGTAATTAGGACTTCGACAAGCTCAGTCTGACAGGGGAATATATAAAAAGTAAGTGTATAAATAAGTTTGTCAAGCTGAGCCTGTCGAAGCTATATAAAAGAAGTGTCGGTAACAGGACTTCGACTGCGCTCGGACTGACATTTGTATATATTTGGAGTTTTGTCAAGTACTAACAAATAACAATTTAAATTTTAAAAAATGAAACAGAAAATTTTTATGTATTTATTCGTTTTTTCCATATTACTGGTGTTGTTTCAGTATGTGAATTCCAAACGGGTTTTTGAAGACATGAACCATAAATTGGATGGGTATAAAGGGCAATTAGAGCGGTATAAAGACTCTGTAGCTGTTTTGCAAGATGAGAATTTAGATTTGTCGCATTTCAATTTAGAAAGAAACGAAGATGCTATCAGTTACTTCGAAAATCAAGGTTATAATGTGGCCGAGCTAATTCCTTTAATAAAAGATGAGCTTTATAAGTTAAATGAAGAAAAAGGCGAGCATCCCATAATTCCCTATGCTGCTGAGGAAGGGAAGCGCATGATGATTAATACCGTAAAATTATTGAACCATAAATGGATTGTGGCGGATTTTTCGGACGGTCACTATTGGGGCGAGTTGTTTTTGACTTATGAAATAACGGAAGATAAACAGCTTAAATTTAATTTGGTTGAATCGTTTTTGTACCCGTTTAATTAGTATCCATTTTATAGGCAATCCCTTTTTGCTTTTTTGTTTCGCCTACATACGAATATTCAAAGGTGTATGACGAATCGGTTGTTGTTAAAATTTTTAAGTGGATATCTTTTTTTTCTGCCATATTTTTAGGGTTTATGGTTTTAAAAACAACCTCACAATCATTAATCCAACGTAATTGAGACGAATCCGTCTTGTTATTGTATACTTCAATTTGTAATGTTTCGGTGCGTTTAAAATTCGATTTAAACAACGCGCCATTGATAGTTACTTCGCTATAGTAGTTGCCCGTTTTATAGTCGGTACAATTTCTGCTTGTTTCATAGCAACTAAAAAGGCTTAATAAGAGTAAAAAGTAGATAAGTTTCATAGTAAAAAATTTCAGTACAAAACTACTAAACTTAAATAGAACTTGTTTAAAGTTAATTCTGGAAACTTTTAAAACTTCCGTCAGAATAGAAAATAACGATTCGTTCAATGGAATGATCCTTTTTAATTTCAGATGCCATTTTATCATCAATAATAGGAGAAGGTGGTGCGGTAATGGTATTGGATTCCATCGTTTCTTTTGTTGAAGGAAATTCGCCTTTGCCATTTAGCAACCAATACAATTCAACTTCCGGATAAGCAGAAAGTATTTTTAAAACAAACTCTAAACTTGGCTTGTTCCTGCCAGATAAAATATGTGAAATACTTGAACGTTGAACACCAATTTTTTCAGCAAAAGAAGAAGCGGTTTCGCCGTAATAATCTATGACTTGTTGCAGTCTTTTAGTAAAAGCTTCAGTGTTTATCATTGTAACGGTTACAAATGTATATTGTTTTTACAAATGTAATATTTTACAGTTAAAATTCACCCTAAAACAATGTTAAATATATTATTTGTTGAAACTATAACTTCACATAATCATATATAATATACTGAAATAATGTATTTTATAGTTATAATTATTTAGTCAGATTTAGTGGTTTATATAGTTTAACAAAAAACATTGTTTTATTGTATAACATTGTAAACAAAAGCATTCTTTTTATTGTTTACAAATGTAAATTCGTAATTGTTTACATTTGTATCCTAAAATTTAATGATGAAAACAACACATATAAAATCCTTGTTTTTAAAGTATAAAGAATCCGGTTTAAAACACCGTTATATTACCAATAATCACATAGCTCCTTTGCTGGAAAAGATGGCTCATAAATTACATGTAGAGACTCTTGGAAGGTCTGTTTTAAACAACCCTATTTTCGGAATTAAAATCGGTAATGGCAACAAACGCATCCTTATGTGGTCTCAAATGCACGGTAATGAATCTACCACTACAAAGGCCTTATTCGATCTTTTAAATACGCTATTAAGTGATGATTTGTCTGTAAACCACATATTAAATTCCTGTACGTTATATATCATCCCTATTTTAAGTCCAGATGGTGCCCAGGCGTACACAAGGGTGAACGCAAACCAGGTGGATTTAAACAGGGATGCACAAGATTTGACCCAACCAGAGAGCCGAGTGTTGCGTGAA
This genomic window from Mariniflexile sp. TRM1-10 contains:
- a CDS encoding TonB-dependent receptor; this translates as MEITLKGDKEFEEIPSLKTKALRINLNENIYGTFAEIGAGQETSRHFFRAGGASGTIAKAMSAYDKAFSDAIYGAEDDGRYVTEGRLRKMLNHEIDLIEKRLSRKDYPNKIFFSFANTVTTIDFAKQFKGHGWIGIKYQIEPNQEYNDIILHIRFKETDARLQQETLGVIGTNLIYGAFYKYNEPKKLLRYLYDHLDKDQLEIDTVNFSGPLFKNVDNRLMSLQLVKNGMTDAVMFGPDGKNVLPARVFYKKNILAFRGSFRPVTQVNIDMYENAYKMFVDEKKVDKDNTEVVFEITLSNLRAEGEIDEQDFMDRADLLCSLGQSVMISNFQEYYKVVEYFSNYTKARMGLAMGVNNLVDIFDEKYYRHLSGGILEAFGKLFFKDLKVYLYPMIDVVTGELITSENLKVYPRMKELYKFFKYNGKVIDIKDYDEKCLTIFSREILQQIANGKSGWEDKLPEGIPDLIKDYRMFGYTRKPLVLPKRKKYTR
- a CDS encoding endonuclease III domain-containing protein; this translates as MTKDKKVEFVIKTLKELYPTIPIPLDHKDPYTLLIAVLMSAQSTDVRVNQITPLLFEKADNPYDMVKLSVEEIREIIKPVGLSPMKSKGIYGLSKILIEKHNGKVPQDFEALEALPAVGHKTASVVMSQAFGVPAFPVDTHIHRLMYRWNLSNGKNVVQTEKDAKRLFPKELWNDLHLQIIWYGRQYSPARGWDLEKDIITKTIGRQSVIDAYYK
- a CDS encoding helix-turn-helix domain-containing protein, which gives rise to MINTEAFTKRLQQVIDYYGETASSFAEKIGVQRSSISHILSGRNKPSLEFVLKILSAYPEVELYWLLNGKGEFPSTKETMESNTITAPPSPIIDDKMASEIKKDHSIERIVIFYSDGSFKSFQN
- a CDS encoding DNA topoisomerase IV, with protein sequence MKLIYFLLLLSLFSCYETSRNCTDYKTGNYYSEVTINGALFKSNFKRTETLQIEVYNNKTDSSQLRWINDCEVVFKTINPKNMAEKKDIHLKILTTTDSSYTFEYSYVGETKKQKGIAYKMDTN
- a CDS encoding MBL fold metallo-hydrolase encodes the protein MKVTFLGTGTSQGIPIIGSTHPVCLSDNKKDKRLRVSVLVEWDTFTYVIDCGPDFRYQMLRAACTKIDGVLFTHEHSDHVMGLDDIRPFYFRQGDIPIYAHKRVLKSLKTRFDYIFATKNKYPGAPSVVPNRIKNKPFLLNNLEVVPINGKHDALQVFGFKFGDFAYLTDMKTVEEKEMEKIKNIKVLVVNALRIEPHQSHFNLEEALQFIDKVKPEKAYLTHISHMLGFHDDVEKTLPKNVFLAYDGLQITINNYQFAINN
- a CDS encoding hydrolase; this translates as MKQKIFMYLFVFSILLVLFQYVNSKRVFEDMNHKLDGYKGQLERYKDSVAVLQDENLDLSHFNLERNEDAISYFENQGYNVAELIPLIKDELYKLNEEKGEHPIIPYAAEEGKRMMINTVKLLNHKWIVADFSDGHYWGELFLTYEITEDKQLKFNLVESFLYPFN
- the bcp gene encoding thioredoxin-dependent thiol peroxidase, with translation MNTLKQGDKVPNFEVFDEQGNIIKLSDYKGKKLVIFFYPAANTPTCTVEACNLRDHYKELADAGYNILGVSADTQKKQSNFKKKHDFQYPLIADVDKVMIQAFGVWGSKKFMGRTFDGIHRKTFVIDETGVVERVIDNVKAKIHASQILEPIDN